The following proteins are co-located in the Streptococcus anginosus genome:
- a CDS encoding RNA-binding protein codes for MIDIVKVMWVKRLMSILVLILVFFLGLGFGQMGKSSQTENKPTKNTTQKASTEKELTQKQVKEFLVAYYTKKDLEENRNRYKDYMTEGLYNATVSEENKAQNQAYKGYVVNYEFQDAQIYIDKINHRVITKITYTNDLLKKKDSTEGAQVGVTNHTTLQLDYTKVNGKYLVNHMSTLLITDSSNPSATKDAYGAIAPSESTNE; via the coding sequence ATGATAGATATTGTTAAAGTGATGTGGGTTAAACGGCTAATGAGTATTCTTGTTCTTATTCTCGTTTTTTTCTTAGGACTTGGATTTGGACAAATGGGCAAGTCTTCTCAAACTGAAAATAAACCCACGAAAAATACTACACAAAAAGCAAGCACAGAAAAAGAATTGACACAAAAACAGGTCAAAGAGTTCTTAGTGGCCTACTATACGAAGAAAGACTTGGAAGAAAATCGTAACCGATACAAGGATTATATGACAGAAGGACTTTATAATGCGACTGTTTCTGAAGAAAATAAAGCGCAAAATCAAGCCTACAAAGGCTATGTGGTTAATTACGAGTTTCAAGATGCTCAAATCTATATTGACAAGATTAACCATCGGGTAATCACTAAAATCACTTATACCAATGATTTACTCAAGAAGAAAGATAGTACTGAAGGAGCACAGGTTGGGGTGACTAATCATACAACTCTTCAACTAGACTATACCAAGGTCAATGGTAAGTACCTAGTTAACCATATGAGTACTCTACTCATAACAGACTCGTCAAATCCGTCAGCGACAAAAGATGCTTATGGAGCGATTGCCCCTTCAGAATCAACGAATGAATAA
- a CDS encoding DUF3801 domain-containing protein has product MEQERVMEKGSRVTLETGKHLFQFFAYTLEQIAKKYDERKQMGEQSWKEFNQSPHSKMFREFEESEINFDKLKRELNKSGVRFHFKDNKDGTKQIWFEAINEEVVAAALQKTVKEIVTDPKAAKDKYMKKSNELTPKQQIDKIKQSTKSTGEAVQNKTKGKSI; this is encoded by the coding sequence ATGGAACAAGAACGTGTGATGGAAAAAGGCTCTCGAGTTACCTTGGAAACAGGAAAACACTTATTTCAATTTTTTGCTTATACCTTAGAACAAATAGCTAAAAAATATGACGAACGTAAACAAATGGGGGAACAGTCCTGGAAAGAGTTTAATCAAAGTCCACATTCTAAAATGTTTAGGGAATTTGAAGAGTCTGAAATCAATTTTGATAAGTTGAAAAGGGAACTGAACAAATCAGGCGTTCGTTTTCACTTCAAAGATAATAAAGATGGAACAAAGCAAATTTGGTTTGAAGCCATCAATGAAGAAGTTGTTGCAGCTGCGTTACAGAAGACAGTTAAAGAGATTGTCACAGATCCTAAAGCAGCTAAAGACAAGTATATGAAAAAATCAAATGAATTGACTCCTAAACAACAAATTGACAAAATTAAACAATCAACGAAATCTACTGGAGAGGCAGTCCAAAATAAGACGAAAGGAAAGAGTATCTAA
- a CDS encoding VirD4-like conjugal transfer protein, CD1115 family: MQVQKKPFFPYLLLSLVLAFATHRCYVLYSVAPEPDMTNLFSQYTYVFKNFFVSPYLYFDISPLALFSALVGFFIGMLFYLKVKLGGNYRHGEESGSARFATAQELQGFQDKKLSNNMIFSKQAMMGLFNKLLPFEWQLNKNVLVVGLPGDGKTFTFVKPNLMQMNSSFIVTDPKGVLVREVGTMLEENGYQIKVFDLVNLTNSDMFNPFKYMTSELDIDRITEALVEGTKRGDREGEDFWLQAKLLLNRALLGYLYFDSQVRGYEPNLSMVADLLRNLKRPNEKKASPVEKLFKQLEKAMPGNYACRQWELFNSNFEAETRTSVLAIVATQYSIFDHEAVTNLIKSDTMNMDTWNTEKTAVFVAISETNKAYSFLVSTFFTVVFDQLTHQVDAIIQGQKKGYGPENLLHVQFIFDEFANCGKIPHFNEVLSSIRSREMSIKIIIQAISQLDSLYGLPARKSIVNNCATLLFLGTNDEDTMKYFSMRAGKQTIIQTSYSEQRGQRVSGTTSRQSHQRDLMTPDEIARIGVDEALVFITKQNVFRDKKARVTDHPMKDRLANHYKDDTWYDYKRFMEDGAEFIDAVMTGKIKEKQVWAPDMANYQAFVESNGFNNQFSKVPESPVYEQVPVTVPEITSEDQSQTLSTGENQFKIVDMETEEIFELPPEDRSDTFGEVSLNDERLDV; this comes from the coding sequence ATGCAAGTTCAAAAGAAACCTTTTTTCCCTTATCTGTTATTAAGTCTGGTCTTAGCTTTTGCGACTCATCGTTGTTACGTCCTATATAGTGTAGCTCCAGAACCTGATATGACAAACCTCTTTAGTCAATATACCTATGTTTTTAAGAACTTTTTTGTTTCACCATACCTTTATTTTGATATCAGCCCACTAGCTCTATTCTCGGCTCTAGTGGGCTTTTTTATTGGAATGTTGTTTTATCTGAAGGTTAAATTGGGTGGTAATTATAGACATGGTGAAGAATCCGGATCTGCTCGTTTTGCGACTGCTCAAGAATTACAAGGCTTTCAGGATAAAAAGTTATCTAACAACATGATCTTTTCTAAACAAGCTATGATGGGACTCTTTAATAAGTTGCTGCCGTTTGAGTGGCAGCTCAATAAAAACGTTTTGGTCGTAGGTCTTCCTGGAGATGGGAAGACTTTTACTTTTGTAAAGCCTAATCTCATGCAGATGAATAGTAGCTTTATCGTAACAGACCCAAAAGGTGTCCTAGTTCGAGAAGTGGGGACGATGTTGGAGGAAAACGGATATCAAATCAAAGTTTTTGACCTCGTTAATTTAACCAATTCGGACATGTTTAATCCTTTTAAATACATGACTTCAGAATTAGATATTGACCGTATTACAGAAGCCCTTGTTGAGGGGACGAAAAGGGGAGATCGTGAAGGTGAAGACTTCTGGCTTCAAGCAAAACTGCTTCTCAATCGTGCTTTACTTGGCTATCTCTATTTTGATAGTCAAGTGAGAGGTTATGAGCCAAATTTATCAATGGTTGCGGACTTGCTTAGAAACTTGAAGCGTCCCAATGAGAAAAAAGCTAGTCCTGTTGAAAAGCTTTTTAAACAACTTGAAAAGGCGATGCCTGGTAACTATGCTTGTCGTCAATGGGAACTATTTAACAGTAACTTTGAAGCAGAGACAAGAACGAGTGTTTTAGCTATTGTAGCGACGCAATACTCTATTTTCGATCATGAAGCGGTAACCAACCTCATTAAAAGCGATACCATGAACATGGATACATGGAATACAGAAAAGACAGCTGTTTTTGTGGCGATTTCAGAAACTAATAAAGCTTACAGCTTCTTAGTTTCCACTTTTTTTACAGTTGTTTTTGACCAATTAACTCATCAAGTGGATGCCATTATTCAAGGTCAAAAGAAAGGCTATGGACCTGAAAATTTGTTGCATGTCCAGTTTATCTTTGATGAGTTTGCTAACTGTGGGAAAATCCCTCATTTTAATGAGGTGTTATCTTCTATCCGGAGTCGTGAGATGTCCATCAAGATTATTATCCAAGCGATTAGTCAGTTGGATAGTCTCTACGGGTTACCTGCCAGAAAGTCAATTGTCAATAATTGTGCGACCCTGCTATTTCTGGGGACTAACGATGAAGATACTATGAAGTATTTTTCAATGCGAGCTGGGAAACAAACCATCATCCAAACCAGCTATTCTGAACAAAGAGGGCAACGAGTTTCAGGAACGACGAGTCGACAATCTCATCAACGGGATTTGATGACACCAGATGAAATTGCACGTATTGGAGTGGATGAAGCCCTTGTTTTTATCACAAAACAAAATGTTTTTCGCGATAAAAAAGCTAGGGTTACTGATCACCCTATGAAAGATCGTTTGGCAAATCATTATAAAGATGACACCTGGTATGACTACAAACGCTTTATGGAGGATGGTGCTGAATTTATCGATGCGGTTATGACAGGAAAAATCAAAGAAAAACAGGTTTGGGCGCCAGATATGGCTAACTACCAAGCCTTTGTGGAATCAAATGGCTTTAATAATCAGTTTTCTAAAGTGCCAGAGAGCCCCGTTTATGAACAAGTCCCCGTAACAGTACCCGAAATTACCTCTGAGGATCAATCTCAGACACTATCAACTGGTGAAAATCAGTTCAAAATTGTAGATATGGAAACAGAGGAAATCTTTGAATTGCCTCCCGAAGATAGATCGGATACTTTTGGAGAAGTGTCCTTGAATGATGAACGTCTGGATGTGTAA